The Coriobacteriia bacterium genome has a window encoding:
- a CDS encoding M20/M25/M40 family metallo-hydrolase, giving the protein MSTSAQPGQGTDVYRYLANEQDYPGLPADAAIEHLSRALQCRTVSSVDVSEIDYGELDKLHDLIRASYPHVMAAGTYEEIGHSLLITIPGTDPSLRPVQLMAHQDVVPVVPGTEADWTHDAFSGHVDDEFIWGRGAMDIKEMLIGELEAVEYLLAQLEAEGRQLKRTLILAFGEDEECLQQGSRAIAKVLAERGVRLEFLVDEGDYAIADGANYGAPGVPFKLVELGEKGYCDVRITVRSAGGHSSNPFGGTSLATLARAISRIVNNPYPLRLSPPAQATFSALAPRITEEPFASLVSAEGLSAAEAVSLNASHLAAECAQRRALYPLVTTTIAPDMIEGGSKGSNVMPQDMWAVINFRLDPYVTSADVMERCRELTADLGVELDMYQTPSEPTPADAGTGATEGLGMQVVSEAVAHFLHDPSTGSGLSCVPALATGGTDAHMYEGICDACLRLGPMVVDADEQHRGVHGTDERVTKRGYLQGIRMLVRIVEKACL; this is encoded by the coding sequence ATGAGCACAAGCGCCCAACCCGGCCAGGGCACCGACGTCTATCGCTACCTCGCCAACGAGCAGGACTACCCAGGCCTGCCCGCCGACGCCGCCATCGAGCACCTCTCCCGCGCGCTGCAGTGCCGCACGGTTAGCTCTGTCGACGTCAGCGAGATCGACTACGGCGAGCTCGACAAGCTCCACGATCTCATCCGCGCAAGCTACCCGCACGTCATGGCTGCCGGCACGTACGAGGAGATCGGCCACAGCCTGCTCATCACGATTCCCGGCACCGACCCCTCTCTGCGCCCCGTTCAGCTCATGGCGCACCAGGACGTCGTGCCCGTCGTCCCCGGCACAGAGGCGGACTGGACACACGACGCGTTCTCGGGTCACGTGGACGACGAGTTCATCTGGGGCCGCGGCGCCATGGACATTAAGGAGATGCTCATCGGCGAGCTTGAGGCCGTCGAGTACCTGCTCGCGCAGCTCGAAGCAGAAGGTCGTCAGCTCAAGCGAACGCTCATCCTTGCGTTCGGCGAGGACGAGGAGTGCTTGCAGCAGGGTTCGCGCGCCATCGCAAAGGTGCTGGCCGAGCGCGGCGTGCGGCTAGAGTTTCTCGTGGACGAGGGCGACTATGCCATAGCGGACGGTGCCAACTACGGGGCGCCCGGCGTGCCGTTCAAGCTCGTTGAGCTCGGGGAGAAGGGCTACTGCGACGTGCGCATCACCGTGCGCAGCGCCGGCGGCCACTCGTCCAACCCGTTCGGCGGCACGTCGCTGGCCACGCTGGCACGCGCCATCTCGCGCATCGTCAACAACCCCTACCCGCTGCGCCTCTCCCCGCCGGCGCAGGCAACGTTTTCCGCGCTAGCGCCGCGCATCACTGAGGAGCCGTTTGCGAGCCTCGTGAGCGCTGAGGGGTTGTCTGCGGCCGAGGCCGTGTCCCTCAACGCCAGCCACCTTGCCGCCGAATGCGCCCAGCGTCGCGCGCTCTACCCGCTCGTGACGACGACAATCGCGCCCGACATGATCGAAGGAGGCTCGAAGGGCTCCAACGTCATGCCGCAGGACATGTGGGCCGTCATCAACTTCCGACTCGACCCCTACGTGACGAGCGCCGACGTTATGGAACGCTGCCGCGAGCTCACGGCCGATCTGGGCGTCGAGCTCGACATGTACCAGACGCCGAGCGAGCCCACGCCCGCCGACGCGGGGACGGGCGCGACCGAGGGTCTGGGCATGCAGGTCGTCTCGGAGGCCGTGGCGCACTTCCTGCACGATCCCTCGACGGGCTCCGGCCTCAGCTGCGTGCCGGCGCTGGCGACGGGCGGCACGGACGCGCACATGTACGAGGGCATCTGCGACGCGTGCCTGCGCCTCGGCCCCATGGTCGTCGACGCCGACGAGCAGCATCGCGGCGTGCACGGCACCGACGAGCGCGTCACGAAGCGTGGCTACCTGCAGGGCATCCGCATGCTGGTGAGGATCGTCGAGAAGGCGTGCCTGTAA
- a CDS encoding serine hydrolase, producing MWSRKRHSTVFALAAGVVLSSCILVPTALAAEALDADASLAVAQEDAAVPDGPLATSTPDAEPAEVLAPEAGQTPVSPAELLPAVSDEPSDAAAEAADAQPETPPLDDAAASLPSGGDLPAKTEHDPVVEGSADGTLDADADADADADADADSPTVPDLAADRPAGDVAAGDAEADPAMSDQPPSAEADATLDDSRDPVADPSDAIVPADSAANDGGAALPGNDLVRLDSQAPGAEGAPGDSAVLSPSEADGAAISGWLTDDATGQTFYYEPDGERAVGERSIDGFWYYFDPVGDRAMATGFVRQPISTGSGSFKTVYYDKDGKRVTGLAEIDGRTYYFDPSTGAMTTGFAVLDTAQKAVDSGTFFFDLDSGQMLTGEQRLHGGQRCFDDDTGAMATGFMSDGGSTSGKTVYYDGFDGAMVTGERLIDGGWYYFDTYDGHMARGWTYLSAFPKWVYYGADGKMRYGEQWIDGDRYWLDPRDGSSNYAQVLRWRLNHATSSGGLSLFGGAHASSDSMTQLARAVGSFTGQGLSVGFVMMDLATGQGVSSNADQTFYSASTVKAPYVASLYENAFHDDASAAAAWYQTLSDACVWSDNDAYYALRNAFGSAPFAQWLGDNGVDPNKAATNYTWFTPRELGKLWVRMFDYFGTAGDAGHQMSGLFSHGYYSSIYYELGDQYTVRSKPGWYPYDPGYTATNDAGIVYAGDRPYLVAVMSDAPVRLDLTQALVRALENVHASMVG from the coding sequence ATGTGGTCGAGAAAGCGCCATTCAACGGTGTTCGCGCTTGCCGCGGGCGTCGTTTTGTCGTCGTGCATCCTTGTACCGACCGCGCTGGCAGCTGAGGCGCTCGATGCGGATGCCTCTCTCGCCGTCGCACAAGAGGACGCTGCTGTTCCGGACGGTCCTTTGGCCACTTCGACTCCTGATGCCGAGCCTGCCGAGGTTCTGGCTCCCGAGGCTGGGCAGACGCCTGTTTCTCCGGCCGAACTATTGCCTGCTGTTTCCGATGAGCCGTCCGACGCTGCTGCGGAGGCTGCTGACGCCCAGCCCGAAACGCCCCCGCTAGATGACGCGGCGGCTTCCCTTCCTTCAGGCGGAGACCTGCCTGCCAAGACGGAGCACGACCCTGTGGTCGAAGGATCCGCAGACGGTACGCTCGATGCCGATGCCGATGCCGATGCCGATGCCGATGCCGATGCCGATAGCCCTACTGTGCCTGACCTTGCGGCTGATCGTCCCGCAGGCGATGTCGCTGCTGGCGACGCCGAGGCTGACCCTGCCATGTCGGATCAGCCTCCTTCGGCTGAGGCCGACGCAACGTTGGATGATTCACGCGATCCCGTCGCGGACCCTTCGGATGCGATTGTTCCCGCCGATTCTGCGGCTAATGACGGGGGCGCCGCGCTTCCTGGCAACGATCTCGTGCGCTTAGACAGCCAGGCACCCGGCGCCGAGGGAGCCCCTGGGGACTCTGCCGTCCTCTCTCCGTCCGAGGCCGATGGCGCAGCTATTTCCGGATGGCTCACCGATGACGCCACGGGCCAGACGTTCTACTACGAGCCCGATGGGGAGCGAGCTGTTGGCGAGCGCTCCATCGATGGCTTCTGGTACTACTTCGACCCCGTAGGGGACCGCGCGATGGCGACAGGGTTTGTTCGCCAGCCCATATCTACAGGCTCCGGATCTTTCAAGACGGTGTACTACGACAAGGATGGCAAGCGGGTCACCGGGCTGGCTGAGATTGACGGCCGGACGTACTATTTCGACCCCTCCACGGGTGCGATGACAACGGGCTTCGCCGTTCTCGACACGGCTCAGAAGGCCGTGGACTCCGGGACGTTCTTCTTCGATCTCGACTCGGGGCAGATGCTGACGGGCGAGCAGCGGCTTCACGGCGGACAGCGCTGCTTTGATGATGACACCGGAGCCATGGCTACCGGATTCATGTCTGACGGAGGCTCAACATCCGGCAAAACCGTCTATTACGACGGCTTCGATGGCGCCATGGTGACGGGCGAGCGGCTCATCGACGGCGGGTGGTACTACTTCGACACCTACGACGGCCATATGGCTCGCGGCTGGACGTATCTGAGCGCTTTTCCCAAGTGGGTCTACTACGGCGCCGACGGCAAGATGCGCTATGGCGAGCAGTGGATCGATGGCGATCGGTATTGGCTTGACCCGCGCGATGGTTCTTCCAACTATGCGCAGGTGCTTCGCTGGCGGCTCAACCACGCGACGAGCTCGGGAGGGCTCTCCCTGTTTGGCGGCGCCCATGCGTCCTCGGATTCCATGACGCAGCTCGCCCGAGCGGTTGGCTCGTTTACGGGCCAGGGGCTTTCGGTGGGTTTCGTGATGATGGACCTGGCCACGGGCCAGGGCGTTTCGTCCAATGCTGACCAGACGTTCTACTCGGCGAGCACAGTGAAGGCTCCCTACGTCGCGAGCCTGTACGAGAACGCGTTCCATGATGATGCCTCTGCGGCAGCTGCGTGGTATCAGACACTGAGTGATGCGTGCGTCTGGTCTGACAATGACGCTTACTATGCGCTGCGCAACGCGTTCGGATCCGCCCCGTTCGCGCAGTGGCTTGGCGACAACGGCGTCGACCCCAACAAGGCGGCGACCAACTACACGTGGTTTACCCCTCGTGAGCTTGGCAAGCTTTGGGTGCGCATGTTCGACTATTTCGGCACGGCAGGGGACGCCGGCCATCAGATGTCGGGGCTGTTCTCCCATGGCTACTATTCCAGCATCTACTACGAGCTCGGCGATCAGTACACCGTTCGCTCGAAGCCTGGTTGGTACCCCTACGACCCGGGATATACTGCCACGAACGACGCCGGCATTGTGTATGCGGGGGACCGCCCGTACCTGGTGGCCGTGATGTCCGATGCGCCGGTGCGCCTTGACCTCACGCAGGCGCTCGTGCGCGCCCTCGAAAACGTGCACGCCAGCATGGTCGGTTAA
- the groES gene encoding co-chaperone GroES: protein MQLRPLGDRVLVKPDKAEEKTASGLYISSGAQEKPQRGTVVAVGAGKLDDDGDRIPMDVKVGDVVIYGKYGGNEVKVDGEDYLLMRDSDIYAIVEE, encoded by the coding sequence ATGCAGTTGAGGCCACTGGGTGATCGCGTCCTGGTTAAGCCCGACAAGGCGGAGGAGAAGACGGCCTCGGGCCTGTACATCTCCAGCGGTGCGCAGGAGAAGCCGCAGCGCGGCACGGTCGTGGCCGTGGGCGCCGGCAAGCTCGATGACGACGGCGATCGTATCCCCATGGACGTCAAGGTCGGCGACGTCGTCATCTACGGCAAGTACGGCGGCAACGAGGTCAAGGTCGACGGCGAGGACTACCTCCTCATGCGCGACTCTGACATCTACGCCATCGTCGAGGAGTAG
- the groL gene encoding chaperonin GroEL (60 kDa chaperone family; promotes refolding of misfolded polypeptides especially under stressful conditions; forms two stacked rings of heptamers to form a barrel-shaped 14mer; ends can be capped by GroES; misfolded proteins enter the barrel where they are refolded when GroES binds), with the protein MAKQIAFNAEARAKLAKGVNTLADAVTVTMGPKGRYVALQRSYGAPTITNDGVSVAKEIELQDNIENMGAQLVKEVATKTNDIVGDGTTTATLLAQVIVNQGLRNVTAGANPLAIRRGIDKAVNAVVEHMKKEAKPVSTKEQIASVGTISAGDATVGNKIAEAMEVVGKDGVITVEESQTFGIDIDAVEGMQFDKGYISPYFATDNERMVADFKDPYILVTDQKVSNIQDILPLLEGVMKSGKALLIIAEDVDGEALATLILNKLRGTLNVVAVKAPGYGDRRKRMLEDIAIVTGAEPAMSDLGIKLDAVTIDMLGRAKSVKVTKDNTTIVDGAGEKAKIDERIEQIKGEIENTKSDFDREKLQERMAKLSGGVAVIKVGAATESEMKEIKHRIEDALQATRAAVEEGIVAGGGVAFMDALPALDELKVCDADEKIGVEIVKKALTAPVATIASNAGYEGQVIVEKVKNMEAGHGLDSASGQWGDMIEMGVLDPVKVTRTTLQNAASIAGLILITEATVTDVPKDTTIEDAIAAAAAQGGQGGGMY; encoded by the coding sequence ATGGCTAAGCAGATTGCTTTCAACGCCGAGGCTCGCGCCAAGCTGGCCAAGGGCGTCAACACCCTGGCTGACGCTGTCACCGTCACGATGGGCCCCAAGGGCCGCTACGTCGCCCTGCAGCGCTCCTACGGCGCCCCGACCATCACGAACGATGGCGTGTCGGTCGCCAAGGAGATCGAGCTCCAGGACAACATCGAGAACATGGGTGCCCAGCTCGTGAAGGAGGTCGCCACCAAGACGAACGACATCGTCGGTGACGGCACCACCACGGCCACGCTGCTCGCCCAGGTCATCGTGAACCAGGGCCTGCGCAACGTCACGGCCGGCGCCAACCCGCTCGCCATCCGTCGCGGCATCGACAAGGCCGTCAACGCCGTCGTCGAGCACATGAAGAAGGAGGCCAAGCCTGTCTCCACAAAGGAGCAGATCGCCTCTGTCGGCACCATTTCCGCCGGCGACGCTACGGTCGGCAACAAGATCGCCGAGGCCATGGAGGTCGTGGGCAAGGACGGCGTCATCACGGTCGAGGAGTCCCAGACGTTCGGCATCGACATCGATGCTGTCGAGGGCATGCAGTTCGACAAGGGCTACATCTCGCCCTACTTCGCGACGGACAACGAGCGCATGGTCGCCGACTTCAAGGATCCCTACATCCTCGTCACCGACCAGAAGGTCAGCAACATCCAGGACATCCTGCCGCTGCTCGAGGGCGTCATGAAGTCCGGCAAGGCGCTGCTCATCATCGCTGAGGACGTCGACGGCGAGGCTCTGGCCACGCTGATCCTCAACAAGCTCCGCGGCACGCTGAACGTCGTTGCCGTCAAGGCCCCCGGCTACGGCGACCGTCGTAAGCGCATGCTCGAGGACATCGCCATCGTGACGGGCGCCGAGCCTGCCATGAGCGACCTGGGCATCAAGCTCGACGCCGTGACGATCGACATGCTCGGTCGCGCCAAGTCCGTCAAGGTCACGAAGGACAACACGACCATCGTTGACGGCGCTGGCGAGAAGGCCAAGATCGACGAGCGCATCGAGCAGATCAAGGGCGAGATCGAGAACACGAAGAGCGACTTCGACCGCGAGAAGCTCCAGGAGCGCATGGCCAAGCTGTCTGGCGGTGTTGCCGTCATCAAGGTCGGTGCTGCTACCGAGTCCGAGATGAAGGAGATCAAGCACCGCATCGAGGACGCGCTGCAGGCCACGCGCGCTGCTGTCGAGGAGGGCATCGTCGCCGGCGGTGGCGTCGCCTTCATGGACGCCCTGCCCGCGCTCGACGAGCTCAAGGTCTGCGATGCCGACGAGAAGATCGGCGTCGAGATCGTGAAGAAGGCCCTGACGGCTCCTGTGGCCACCATCGCCTCCAACGCCGGCTACGAGGGCCAGGTCATCGTCGAGAAGGTCAAGAACATGGAGGCCGGCCACGGTCTGGACTCCGCGTCTGGCCAGTGGGGCGACATGATCGAGATGGGCGTGCTCGACCCGGTCAAGGTCACGCGCACGACGCTGCAGAACGCCGCGTCCATCGCCGGCCTTATCCTCATCACCGAGGCCACGGTCACCGATGTTCCCAAGGACACGACGATCGAGGACGCCATCGCTGCGGCTGCTGCTCAGGGCGGCCAGGGCGGCGGCATGTACTAA
- a CDS encoding trypsin-like peptidase domain-containing protein, whose amino-acid sequence MKRTNTGVEGALMTSRRKMLGFAGTFAAAALSLGLAVGVPALAANANSSANDDAAATATTGGTGSATNTDTDSVSLAQDVAAKASPSVGTVTAAISTPETQGMAMGSCVLIDDQGNILTNYHVIEGSTQIQVNLNGADYDATVVGSDPSSDLAVLNITPDENTPAPIEVGSSSNLALGEWVMTIGAPKGESQSVSQGIVSGLSRTASYELGTAEAIYTGLIQTDAMINEGSSGGALVNADGALVGITTLSATTSGDWAGMSYAIPSDYAMSVAQQIIEDGSVEHPFVGVTLGDVTPYNYQATGSDAYWGAYIGEVVSGSPAEEAGLQSGDIITAIDGDDVSSADAAIIAVRSHAIGDTVTFTVNRNGKSVDVDVTLGSDSESTTGSESEAAAEDTGSNGGGFSFFGGNDGSNGGSNGSGGDTWGWGWGGNGSNGGSWGFWSNPGSGYGSGSGYGSGYGYDNGYSEGSYGYGYGYGDSGLPASERTSA is encoded by the coding sequence ATGAAGCGCACGAATACCGGCGTCGAAGGCGCCCTGATGACCTCTCGCCGCAAGATGCTTGGCTTTGCCGGCACGTTTGCCGCGGCGGCCCTCTCGCTGGGTCTTGCCGTCGGCGTTCCCGCACTGGCGGCCAATGCCAACTCCTCCGCCAACGATGATGCGGCTGCCACTGCTACGACGGGCGGCACTGGTTCGGCCACGAACACTGACACGGATTCTGTTTCGCTCGCCCAAGACGTCGCAGCCAAGGCAAGCCCGTCGGTCGGCACCGTCACGGCGGCCATCTCGACGCCCGAGACGCAGGGCATGGCCATGGGCAGCTGCGTGCTTATCGATGACCAGGGCAACATCCTGACGAACTACCACGTCATCGAGGGCTCCACGCAGATCCAGGTCAACCTCAACGGTGCGGACTACGATGCGACGGTCGTTGGGTCCGATCCTTCGAGCGACTTGGCTGTTCTCAACATCACGCCCGACGAGAACACGCCGGCGCCCATCGAGGTCGGCTCCTCGTCAAATCTGGCGCTGGGAGAGTGGGTCATGACGATCGGCGCCCCTAAGGGTGAGTCCCAGAGCGTCTCGCAGGGCATCGTCTCCGGCCTGTCGCGCACGGCCTCCTATGAGCTCGGCACGGCGGAGGCCATCTACACCGGCCTCATTCAGACGGATGCCATGATCAACGAGGGCAGTTCGGGCGGTGCGCTCGTCAATGCCGATGGCGCACTCGTGGGCATCACGACGCTGTCTGCAACAACGTCGGGCGACTGGGCCGGCATGTCCTACGCCATCCCGTCTGACTATGCCATGAGCGTCGCGCAGCAGATCATCGAGGACGGTTCCGTCGAGCACCCGTTCGTGGGCGTGACCCTTGGCGATGTGACGCCGTACAACTATCAGGCAACCGGCTCTGACGCGTATTGGGGCGCTTACATTGGAGAAGTCGTGAGCGGCAGCCCTGCTGAGGAGGCTGGCCTCCAGTCGGGTGACATCATCACGGCTATCGACGGCGACGACGTGAGCTCTGCCGATGCCGCTATCATCGCCGTGCGCTCTCACGCGATCGGCGATACGGTGACGTTTACGGTCAATCGCAACGGCAAGAGCGTTGACGTCGACGTGACGCTGGGCTCGGACTCTGAGAGCACGACGGGCTCCGAGAGCGAGGCGGCTGCCGAGGACACCGGTTCGAACGGTGGCGGCTTCTCGTTCTTCGGCGGGAATGACGGCTCTAACGGCGGCTCCAACGGCTCCGGTGGCGACACGTGGGGCTGGGGCTGGGGCGGCAACGGCTCTAACGGCGGCTCGTGGGGCTTCTGGAGCAATCCTGGTTCGGGCTACGGCTCGGGTAGCGGCTATGGCTCGGGGTATGGGTATGACAACGGCTATAGCGAAGGCAGCTATGGCTACGGTTACGGCTACGGAGATAGCGGGCTCCCTGCCTCCGAGCGTACGAGCGCATAA